From a single Thalassophryne amazonica chromosome 7, fThaAma1.1, whole genome shotgun sequence genomic region:
- the LOC117513648 gene encoding uncharacterized protein KIAA1143 homolog produces MSKKEKSGVSWVKPAEPSFLKKFKSDVGYKEGPTVDSKCQVLPALDDDSGSDREDELPQVVVLQSGDLTADEVKQIKEKLSSGAATDKGGKSPADGKILFKKPEKRSSSDRFQGITASSSKKKKSDEQVEKEATPVKKIKNSLLSFGGDEEEEED; encoded by the exons atgaGTAAGAAGGAGAAGAGCGGCGTGTCGTGGGTGAAACCAGCAGAACCTTCGTTTCTGAAGAAGTTTAAAAGTGATGTCGGGTACAAAGAAGGACCCACTGTTGATTCGAAG TGCCAGGTGCTGCCAGCTTTGGACGATGACAGCGGGAGTGACCGTGAGGACGAGTTACCTCAAGTCGTGGTTCTGCAAAGTGGTGACCTGACTGCGGACGAAGTCAAGCAGATCAAAGAAAAACTGAGTAGTGGAGCCGCTACAGACAAAG GTGGCAAATCTCCAGCGGATGGTAAAATCCTTTTCAAGAAACCAGAGAAGCGCTCATCCTCAGACAGATTCCAGGGAATCACAGCGAGCTccagcaagaagaagaagagcgacGAGCAGGTGGAAAAGGAGGCGACACctgtaaagaaaataaaaaacagcctcTTGTCGTTTGGAGGGGacgaggaggaagaagaggactAA